The Acidobacteriota bacterium genome segment TCTCGCCGGGAGCGACGCAGGCCGCGGTCACCAATCCGATTTCCGGCGTCGGATACTTGGCGTACAGCGTCTTCCGGTCGTTGATCCCCAGCCGTTCCCGCTCCGCCTCGGCCTTGGCGACGATCGCCCGGCGCTCCTGCTGAAACTTCGTCAATGCCCCCCGGGCAAACCCGAGCACCAGAGCCAGGCCCACCAGGGCCACGGCCACCTTGCGAATCAGACTACCACTCATACGGGTCCTCCTGTGTTGGCTTCCGGAGCGGCACGCCGGGTGACCGCCTGCGATTCCACCGGCGCCGTCGGAAACGATAGGATCATGTCGCATACGATGCTTAGATAGAGCCAGAAGAAAAACGTTTCAGTCGGCCGGTGAAATGGGAAATCCACGAAGGCCACGGCCAGGATACCCACCGCCCCGGCGGCCGCTCCCTCGGCGGCCACGGTCGGTTCGGCCTGACGGGCGGCCGCGAATCGCCACAGGATCACCGCCGGGAATGCCACGAACAGCATCAGTCCGATGACGCCGTGGTCCACCAGCGCCTCCACATAATCGTTGTGCGCGTGAGCCGACAGGCCGGCGAACCGCCGGTCGGTCCCTGCGGCCGCGAGCCGATCGGTCTCCCAGCGCGGGTAGAAGAGCTCGAATCCGCCCGGGCCGAAGCCGAGCCATGGCGCCTCGGTCACGTGGGCCAGCGCGGTGCGCCAGATATGAACGCGCCCCCGCACGGTCTCGTCCAGCGGCCGGGCCGTCGAAAACGCCACCACGAGCGCACCCGCCGCCGCCAGCCCCAGCGCCAGTCCCAGCGCCAGCCGGGGCCGGCGCGCCGCGCCGCGGAGCAGGGTCCAGCCCGCCCAGGCCAGCACGGCCGCGACCGGGGCACGGGAGCCGGTGGCGAGGATTCCGCCGGCCACCAGGGCGCCACCCGGCAGCAAGAGAGCCGGACGCCACCGCGGCGCCAGTGTCCGCGCCGCCGCCCAAACGGCGGGCAGGGCCGCGGTGAGACACGCGGCGACGAAGTTGGGATTGCCCAGGGTGGCGAACACCCGCAGCCGGTCCGAGCCGCCCGCCGGCCCCGTCCACCCGAACAGGCGGAACGGATCGGCGCCGGCCCGCTGCAACACGGCGACGAGGGCCACCGCCAGTCCGGCGGCGGCCGCGGCGCGCATCAGCCCATCCGGTTCCGGGCGCAATCCTAACAGCACGATGAACGCCGCCGCCGGGAGTACGGCCGCCAGGAGCGCCGCCGGGGACGCCGCGGCGCCCGTCAGGGCCGACAGGGCGACGGCCCCCAGCCAGCAGGCCAGAAGGGCGAACAGCACCGGGTCCAGTCGCGCCAGCGGGTTGATCCGCGCCCGGACGACCGCCGCCAGACCGAGCGCCGCCCAGGCCGCAATCACGATGGTTTTGGGTGTCGAGAACGGCGTCGCCAGGCCGGGAACTACCAGGAGCGGAACGGCAACCACCACCGCATCCGCGGCTCCCCGCATCCAGCCGGCCAGTTGGTGGTGCGAAACGTTGTCTGAGTGCCCGGCCATACGGCATCCAAGCGATCGAATGGGACGACGGCGCCACCGGGGCGTGTCACAAAACGCCTATGGTACAGTGCCGTTCCCCCGGGCGCAAGCATGTACACCGCGACACCTGACAATGTTCACCCGAAATTGACATCGCATCAGACGCCGGACTTTCGCGGTACAATAGGGCAAATCCAACCGGAGGACACCGCCATGCCCAGAATCCTTGCCTTCTCGGGAAGCGCCCGGGCCGAGTCGTTCAACCAGCGGCTCGTCGGCATCGCCGCCGCCGGCGCCCGGGCCGCCGGCGCCGAGGTCACCCTCGTCAACCTGGCCGACTATCCCATGCCGTTCTTCAACCAGGACCTGGAAGACCGCGACGGCATGCCGGAGCACGCCCGCGCCTTCAAGCGGCTGCTCGCCGCCCATGACGGGTTCCTCATCGCCTCGCCCGAGTACAACAGCGCCTTCACGCCGCTGCTCAAGAACACCCTGGACTGGGCCTCCCGCGCCGAGAGCGACGACGAGCCGGGCCTGATGGCATTCAAGGGCAAGGTGGCGGTCCTCATGGCCGCTTCGCCGGGCGGCTTCGGCGGCATCCGCAGCCTGATGCTGCTCCGGCTGTTCCTCAACCATTTGACCGTGCTGGTGCTGCCGGACCAGCTGGTCGTGCCCTTCGCCCACAAGGCCTTCAACCCCGACGGCTCGCTGGCCAAGGCCAGCGAGCAGGAGGCGGCGCTGGGGCTCGGGCGGCGGCTCGCCGAGGCGCTGAGCCGGCAGGTATGAGGATCGCCCGGCGGACACCGTCATTCTGATCGTTGATCATTTTTCATCGGTCGTTGCCACTCGTGATACGCGCGTGGTGATGACGGCCGGCGTTTCACGCGCGTCACGGGAGTCGTTCTCCCCCGCGCGACATCAATCACCACGCGGACAAACAATCGCATTATCACGAACGACTACGGCCACCCGACAGAATCACTGACGCCGGGAACCACCACCAAGGGGGACACATAGAATGGCTGATGAACTGCCGACTGATCCGGCGCAAACCGCTTCGGATGATGACATCGAGGAGGCGCGCCGGCACTGGGAGGGGCTTCACGACGACGAGTGCTACCGCGATGTGCACGGCGTGCCGACATTGAGCGCGCAGGGTGAACGCGGGTGCATGATTTTGCTGGCGGTAGTGGCCGGCGGGATCATCATGCTCGTCGCCTTGTCCGTCTGGTTGGTGGTTCACATCCTGTTCTGACGCCGCGACCGGGAACCGGCGGATTGGTTCACGTGGAGTTCGTGGGAAATTGGATCTGAATTCGCCCGGTTAAACCACGGTCAGTGAGAACACGCCGCTCAGCTCGCCGACGATCTCACCCAGGTCGTTGCGGTTGGGCGCCGCCGCGAACTCGGCCAGAGCCGCGACGTCCTCCGGCGAGAGCAGGCCCAGCAGCGCCAGCGCGCGCATCGCCGCCGGCGGCACGGCCCGGAGCGCGCCGTCCTCAATCTTGAGGGCGATGCCCAGGTTCGGCTCCTTCACCCCGAGGCAGTAGACTCCCTCCGCGCCGAGCTTGTTCACCCAGCGGCCGCCTCCGGCGGCGGCCAGGGCGGTGCAGAAACCGCCGGTGCCGGCCAGCATGAACGGGTGGGCGGTCATGGCGCCGGCGATCCGCCGGGCCGCGGCGGCAAGTTCCGGCGGCAGGCCGGACGGCTCCGCCAGCCGCGCGTAGGCCCGCGCCATCTGTCGCAGCGGCAGGGCGAACACCGGCACCGAGCAGCCGTCCACACCCACCCCGATCGACGCCTCCGGCTCGCCGCTCACCGCGGCCAGGATGTTGCGGATCATCCGCTGGACCGGGTGGTCGGGCCGGTGATACCCGGCTACGGGAAAACCGCGATGGATGCACACCGCCAGGATGCCGGCGTGCTTGCCCGAGCAGTCGCTCACCAGCGGCGTTTGCGCTTCCCCCGCCCGGGCCTGCGCCAGGGCGATCTCGGCCCGGATCGACGGCGGGGTGCCGCAGTGCAGCGCTGATGGCTCCAATCCGACCTTCGTCAGGATCGACGCCACCACTCGCCGGTGGTCCGGCTCACCGTAATGGGAGGCGCACATGACCGCCAGCTCCTCGTCGGTGAAGGCGAAGCGGTCGGCCGCGCCGCTGGCCACCACCGCCAGGGCCTGAATCGGCTTGGCGGCCGAGCGCATGTAGGTGACCGTGCCGGGGTCGCCGATCTCGCGGACGAGGCGGCCGCCGCCGTCCACGACAGCGACACTGCCGCGGTGGCGGCATTCCACGCGGCCGCTGCGGGTGACGGTGACGAGCACTTCGGGGGTTGCGGTCATGGATCCTTCCCTGCCCATGGCTTGGGCAGGTTATTTCATCACACCCGCGGGGCGTTCGCCAAGTGAAGATTGGGACAAGACCCAACCGGTTCGAGGCGGGCGGGCGCCGGGCGCTGCCGGCGGCGGCGTCTCCGGCCGGCTGACCGGCTTTCTCAGCCTCAGGCCGGGTCGATCTTGAAGCGGCAGGCCTTGCCACCGGTCCGGAGCGACTCCAGCAACTCCACGCGGACCGACCGGCCGAGGCCGGTCTCGAACAGCTGGGTCACGTACCCCACCGAGCAGAGGCAGAAGGTGGGCGACAGTTCCGCCGGCCCCTTCTGCACCAGCGGGCACAGGCAGCCCCCGTCCGGTCCCGCCTTGTAGGTGAAATAGACCGCGTCGCCCTCTCGACGACAGCCTTCCGGCCCGGCCCAGGACTGGAGCCTGGCCACGAGTTCGTCCGCCGGCATTGGCTGGACCTCCCGGCCCGCGTGCGACTCCCGGTAGCAGGCCCGGCCGTTGGCGGTCATGAGCCGGCGGCGCGTCGCCTCGTCCACCTGCCCGTCCAGCGTCTCGAAGAACCGCCGGGTCCAGTTTTCGGTCCATTCCAGTCGTTTCTCACACGGCGTTTTCGGCGGCTCGCCTGCGGCCGTCTGGGCCAGGCAGGCGCCCGCGCCGCCAACTCCCAGGCATCCGGCCGCCAGCCCAACGCCCGCCGCCTTGAGGCACACTTCGCGACGGTCCATCATGCGTGCTCCTCCCATGGTCAGACTGGCAGAGTATACGGATCGGCGCGGAACAGGTTCCACCCGTCTTGCCAGCAGCAGCTCACACCGGAGACGGTTGTCCGAAGGTTGCGCAACATGGGTTACAATGCTGCCGCCAGTCTGAACGAGGAGTGCGCCCATGAACGATCAACCTGCCGACACGTCCACCGTTGATCCGGCCGATCTGACGCCGAAGCTCGCGGACGTGCGGGTCGCCGCCGAGCGGATCCGCCCGTACGCCCACCGCACCCCCGTGCTCACCTGCGCCGGCCTCGACGCGCTGGCCGGCGCCCGGCTCCACTTCAAGTGCGAGAACCTGCAGAAGGTGGGTGCCTTCAAGTTCCGCGGCGCGTGCAACGCCGTCTTCTCCCTGTCCGAGGCGGAGCTCCGCCGGGGCGTGGCCACCCACTCGTCGGGCAACCACGCCGCCGCCCTGGCCCTGGCCGCCCGGCTGCGGGGCGCAACGGCGCACATCGTCATGCCCCGCACGGCGCCGGCGGTGAAGCAGGCGGCCGTGGCCGGCTACGGCGGCCGGATCGTGTTCTGCGAGCCCACCCTGGCGGCGCGCGAGACGACGCTGGCCGAGGTGACTGCGGCCACCGGCGCCGTCTTCATCCATCCGTACAACAACCCACGCGTCATCGCCGGTCAGGGGACGGCGGCGTTGGAGCTGCTGGCCGACGCGCCGGCGCTCGACATCGTCATCACCCCGGTGGGCGGCGGCGGGCTGCTCAGCGGCACGGCCGTTGCCGCCACCGGCGTCGCGCCCGGCATCCGGGTGCTGGCCGGCGAGCCTGCGGCCGCCGACGACGCCTGCCGATCGCTCCAGGCGGGCCGGATCCTCCCCTCCCTCGATCCGGTCACCGTGGCCGACGGACTGCGCACGTCGCTCGGCGATCAAACCTTCCCCATCATCAGCCGGCTGGTGGAGCGGATCCTCACCGTCAGCGAAGCCGGCATAATCCGGGCCATGCGCCTGATCTGGGAGCGCATGAAGATCGTCGTGGAGCCGTCCGCCGCGGTGCCGCTGGCGGCGATCCTGGAGCACCCCGAGGTGTTCCGGGGCCGGCGGGTGGGCATCATTCTCTCAGGCGGGAATGTGGACCTGGATCATTTGCCATGGGGAGTTGATGGTTGATGGTTGATGGTTGATGGTTGATAGTTGATCGTGATTCGTAATCGTGATCGTAATCGTAATCGAGGCTCGGGACTCGAGGCTCGAGACTCGAGGCTCGGGACTCGAGGCTCGAGGCTTGTTCCCGTAGCGCGGACATCGGAATTCGGGGCTTGCGGCATGGGGTTCGCGGTTCGGTTCTTCCCATTCGTCTGACGTTTTTCGTCTGACGTCTCCCGTCTCCCGACTCACCGATTCACCGTCTAATTGAATCCCGGCGCGCTGACGTCGATCACGCGAAAGGCGCCGTATTTTTCCAGCTGCGTCCGGATCGCCTCGGCCTTACCCAGCACCACAAGGACGTAGGCGTCGCCCGGGAGATGCTGTTTGGCAGCGGCGTTCACGGCGTCCGGTGACACCGTGCCGACCGCATTCAGGAATCGGGCGTAATGGTCGAAACCCAA includes the following:
- a CDS encoding O-antigen ligase family protein produces the protein MAGHSDNVSHHQLAGWMRGAADAVVVAVPLLVVPGLATPFSTPKTIVIAAWAALGLAAVVRARINPLARLDPVLFALLACWLGAVALSALTGAAASPAALLAAVLPAAAFIVLLGLRPEPDGLMRAAAAAGLAVALVAVLQRAGADPFRLFGWTGPAGGSDRLRVFATLGNPNFVAACLTAALPAVWAAARTLAPRWRPALLLPGGALVAGGILATGSRAPVAAVLAWAGWTLLRGAARRPRLALGLALGLAAAGALVVAFSTARPLDETVRGRVHIWRTALAHVTEAPWLGFGPGGFELFYPRWETDRLAAAGTDRRFAGLSAHAHNDYVEALVDHGVIGLMLFVAFPAVILWRFAAARQAEPTVAAEGAAAGAVGILAVAFVDFPFHRPTETFFFWLYLSIVCDMILSFPTAPVESQAVTRRAAPEANTGGPV
- a CDS encoding NAD(P)H-dependent oxidoreductase, translated to MPRILAFSGSARAESFNQRLVGIAAAGARAAGAEVTLVNLADYPMPFFNQDLEDRDGMPEHARAFKRLLAAHDGFLIASPEYNSAFTPLLKNTLDWASRAESDDEPGLMAFKGKVAVLMAASPGGFGGIRSLMLLRLFLNHLTVLVLPDQLVVPFAHKAFNPDGSLAKASEQEAALGLGRRLAEALSRQV
- a CDS encoding asparaginase yields the protein MTATPEVLVTVTRSGRVECRHRGSVAVVDGGGRLVREIGDPGTVTYMRSAAKPIQALAVVASGAADRFAFTDEELAVMCASHYGEPDHRRVVASILTKVGLEPSALHCGTPPSIRAEIALAQARAGEAQTPLVSDCSGKHAGILAVCIHRGFPVAGYHRPDHPVQRMIRNILAAVSGEPEASIGVGVDGCSVPVFALPLRQMARAYARLAEPSGLPPELAAAARRIAGAMTAHPFMLAGTGGFCTALAAAGGGRWVNKLGAEGVYCLGVKEPNLGIALKIEDGALRAVPPAAMRALALLGLLSPEDVAALAEFAAAPNRNDLGEIVGELSGVFSLTVV
- a CDS encoding pyridoxal-phosphate dependent enzyme, with the protein product MNDQPADTSTVDPADLTPKLADVRVAAERIRPYAHRTPVLTCAGLDALAGARLHFKCENLQKVGAFKFRGACNAVFSLSEAELRRGVATHSSGNHAAALALAARLRGATAHIVMPRTAPAVKQAAVAGYGGRIVFCEPTLAARETTLAEVTAATGAVFIHPYNNPRVIAGQGTAALELLADAPALDIVITPVGGGGLLSGTAVAATGVAPGIRVLAGEPAAADDACRSLQAGRILPSLDPVTVADGLRTSLGDQTFPIISRLVERILTVSEAGIIRAMRLIWERMKIVVEPSAAVPLAAILEHPEVFRGRRVGIILSGGNVDLDHLPWGVDG